One window of the Asticcacaulis sp. SL142 genome contains the following:
- a CDS encoding SRPBCC family protein — protein sequence MTTDHKAETVIIEREFAHPPEKLWRALTQPHLIEDWLMKNDFAPVAGHKFNLRGEWGGVLDCEVLAVEPHTTLSYTWNHVHENPAYDLRSVVTFTLTPTSGGTHLRMEQTGFRPDQTQASGGARFGWQAFFDKLETVLLR from the coding sequence ATGACCACCGACCATAAGGCCGAGACCGTTATTATTGAACGCGAATTTGCGCACCCGCCGGAAAAGCTGTGGCGCGCCCTGACCCAGCCGCATCTGATCGAGGACTGGCTGATGAAAAATGACTTTGCGCCGGTCGCAGGGCATAAGTTTAATCTGCGCGGCGAGTGGGGCGGCGTTCTGGACTGCGAAGTGCTGGCGGTCGAGCCACACACGACCTTGTCCTACACCTGGAACCATGTGCATGAGAACCCGGCCTATGACCTGCGCAGCGTGGTGACCTTTACCCTCACCCCCACGTCAGGCGGTACGCATCTGCGCATGGAACAGACCGGCTTCCGGCCCGATCAGACACAAGCCTCCGGCGGCGCCCGCTTCGGCTGGCAGGCCTTTTTCGACAAGTTGGAAACGGTTTTGTTGCGGTGA
- a CDS encoding TonB-dependent receptor yields MKSRITHTFGARLRRSLNLSTAMVAVAVMSASGVAMAQEAAPAEAAADEVQEVVVVGTRASLQSAMNRKKRAGTVSDSIVAEDIGQFPDKNVGEALGRITGVQLARDMGEGNQVSIRGVEPDLNRVEINGVSLMSTAGNINVYGGGGRGNDFRELPSEMVKSIDVFKGFTADMTEGGVGGTVSVQTRRPLDFKKPTFSITASAQNLDTLDGWTPRASLFGATQLFDGKLGLMGSVSRDKVKTRGDYIDNHSWRRLADFDNSEEKTVDYYNSAYNDTINGALSGIGSEADCATAVTPDSGQISTTTFRSECLTQWHDYQAQNQRYRVWTRDDDRVSAEFTAQYRVSDNFDVWASYQHNTRRQQLNDINYGTSFTSLRRLDNVNTGGTCTGTNANNAGTVPGIVVDENHNVTLWTAGSCLTSANNGGNNAFSISSRDFSYKATSEYVSYGFNYNGDRWKIAFIGANAETETLSKSNNVSIGFDVPGMVVSLGADNAPTFTFAEGYSPSDISAARQFQIQYRPSQAGNTEDQYKLDFTHDTNWGPIESVQFGVRYSDAVNSGYGYGGYIVSQGNNLTSNTDDIVVYANSINSTAVITDSQLADQLNAAGTAPYTTTFWNSNETWSRAFASSVFQDAMTPLPSAFHYGGGAIASQWLYPDFNSVAQHLDTSHFNLDNLYTTVGSDGQPYNQIPYRIQEKTNAQYLRVNYAFPAFTYDVAGNFGLRRVTTEVTSSGQYTRRENRDVDVNLGTTTGYVVVGNTFTTMKSDYTVYLPSFNINAWIKPGELNVRAGWAKLMARPKLNFIQPNMTCDINLTSAAEEEPDTCNAGNPDLKPYRADQFDLSGEWYPNRDTQLSVGLFYKDIKSFYIDSRTSLGLQDVFNDGTLYYYNTYVNGEGAQIEGVELTAKTAFTFLPGIWSGFGVDANYTYQEAKNVELYSELDGSALPYPGLSSDSANLTLWYDKGPINARLAYNYRSEYLAALTVGSNTKNPVFAEATGYLDGKITWKPGPEGLSFFAEGKNLTGESERTTAGDIRLINEGYSGKRFFVGVTIKR; encoded by the coding sequence ATGAAATCACGTATCACGCACACATTTGGCGCGCGTCTGCGCCGCAGTCTGAACCTGAGCACCGCCATGGTCGCGGTAGCCGTTATGTCGGCCTCCGGCGTCGCCATGGCTCAGGAGGCCGCGCCGGCCGAAGCGGCCGCTGATGAGGTTCAGGAAGTCGTCGTTGTCGGCACGCGCGCGTCGCTTCAGTCGGCCATGAACCGTAAGAAGCGCGCGGGTACGGTGTCGGATTCGATTGTCGCTGAAGATATCGGCCAGTTTCCCGACAAAAACGTTGGCGAAGCTTTGGGCCGTATCACCGGTGTGCAGTTGGCACGAGATATGGGTGAGGGCAATCAGGTATCGATTCGCGGGGTTGAGCCTGACTTGAACCGTGTTGAAATCAACGGCGTCAGCCTGATGTCTACTGCGGGTAATATCAATGTCTACGGCGGTGGTGGTCGCGGTAATGATTTCCGCGAACTGCCTTCGGAAATGGTTAAGTCGATCGACGTGTTCAAGGGATTCACGGCGGACATGACCGAGGGGGGCGTCGGCGGTACGGTTTCGGTTCAAACCCGTCGCCCGCTCGATTTCAAGAAACCGACCTTCTCAATCACGGCATCAGCGCAGAATCTTGATACCCTTGATGGCTGGACGCCACGCGCCAGCCTGTTTGGGGCCACGCAATTGTTTGATGGCAAGCTGGGGCTGATGGGCAGCGTATCGCGCGATAAGGTAAAGACGCGCGGCGACTATATCGACAACCATTCCTGGCGCCGCCTGGCCGACTTTGACAATTCGGAAGAAAAGACGGTTGATTATTACAATTCGGCCTACAATGACACGATCAATGGCGCTTTGTCAGGTATCGGTTCAGAAGCTGACTGTGCCACCGCCGTAACGCCCGACTCTGGCCAAATCAGCACGACGACCTTCCGTAGCGAATGTCTGACCCAGTGGCATGATTATCAGGCCCAGAACCAGCGCTACCGTGTCTGGACGCGTGATGATGACCGCGTTTCCGCGGAATTTACCGCTCAATACCGGGTCAGCGACAATTTCGACGTATGGGCCAGCTATCAGCACAACACCCGCCGTCAGCAACTTAACGACATCAATTATGGCACCAGCTTCACGTCCTTGCGTCGTCTTGATAATGTAAACACCGGCGGTACCTGTACAGGTACTAACGCGAACAACGCCGGTACGGTTCCCGGTATTGTGGTTGATGAAAATCACAATGTTACCTTGTGGACGGCAGGTAGCTGCCTGACCTCGGCTAATAACGGCGGCAACAATGCGTTCAGCATTTCGTCGCGTGACTTCAGCTACAAAGCGACGTCGGAGTATGTGTCGTACGGCTTTAACTATAATGGCGACCGCTGGAAAATTGCCTTTATCGGTGCCAATGCTGAGACCGAGACGCTGAGCAAGTCTAACAATGTCAGTATCGGTTTCGACGTGCCGGGCATGGTGGTGTCGCTGGGGGCCGACAATGCGCCGACCTTCACCTTTGCTGAGGGGTACAGCCCGTCAGATATAAGTGCGGCGCGGCAGTTCCAGATTCAGTATCGCCCGTCACAGGCTGGCAATACAGAAGATCAGTACAAGCTGGACTTCACACACGACACCAACTGGGGCCCGATTGAGAGCGTTCAGTTTGGTGTGCGTTACTCAGACGCGGTCAACTCCGGCTATGGTTACGGTGGCTATATTGTTAGCCAGGGAAATAACCTGACCAGCAATACCGATGATATTGTTGTCTACGCCAATTCCATCAATTCCACGGCGGTTATCACAGACAGTCAACTGGCCGATCAGCTCAATGCGGCAGGCACGGCGCCGTACACCACGACTTTCTGGAACAGCAATGAAACCTGGTCACGCGCCTTTGCCAGTAGCGTCTTCCAGGATGCTATGACGCCATTGCCGTCCGCGTTCCACTACGGCGGTGGTGCTATCGCCAGTCAGTGGCTATACCCAGATTTTAATTCGGTTGCTCAGCATCTGGATACGTCGCATTTCAACCTGGATAATCTCTACACTACGGTCGGCAGTGACGGGCAGCCCTATAACCAAATTCCGTACCGTATTCAGGAAAAGACCAACGCGCAATATTTACGGGTCAACTACGCTTTCCCGGCCTTCACCTATGATGTCGCGGGTAACTTTGGTCTACGTCGCGTTACGACCGAGGTCACGTCCTCGGGGCAGTACACCCGCCGCGAAAACCGTGATGTTGATGTTAATCTTGGCACGACTACGGGCTACGTCGTTGTAGGCAACACCTTCACCACTATGAAAAGTGATTATACGGTTTATCTGCCAAGCTTTAATATCAATGCGTGGATCAAACCGGGTGAACTGAATGTTCGCGCGGGCTGGGCGAAGCTGATGGCGCGTCCGAAGCTGAATTTCATCCAGCCCAACATGACCTGTGATATCAACCTGACCAGTGCCGCCGAAGAAGAACCTGACACCTGTAACGCAGGCAATCCGGATCTGAAACCTTATCGTGCTGATCAGTTCGATCTGAGCGGTGAGTGGTATCCGAACCGCGACACCCAGCTTTCGGTGGGTTTGTTCTATAAAGATATCAAAAGCTTCTATATCGACAGTCGCACATCTTTAGGTCTCCAGGACGTATTTAATGATGGCACGCTCTACTATTACAATACATATGTGAATGGTGAAGGCGCGCAGATAGAAGGTGTTGAACTGACGGCCAAAACGGCCTTTACCTTCCTGCCGGGTATCTGGTCGGGTTTTGGGGTTGATGCCAACTACACCTATCAGGAAGCCAAGAACGTGGAGCTCTATAGCGAGCTGGACGGCTCGGCCTTGCCGTATCCTGGTCTGTCGTCGGACAGCGCCAACCTGACCCTGTGGTACGACAAGGGGCCGATCAATGCCCGTCTGGCCTATAACTATCGCTCTGAATATCTGGCGGCTCTAACGGTTGGCAGCAACACCAAGAACCCGGTATTTGCCGAAGCGACGGGCTATCTGGACGGTAAGATTACCTGGAAGCCCGGCCCGGAAGGTCTGTCGTTCTTCGCCGAAGGTAAGAACCTGACCGGCGAAAGTGAGCGTACGACGGCAGGTGATATCCGTCTGATTAACGAAGGCTACTCCGGTAAGCGTTTCTTTGTTGGTGTGACGATCAAGCGTTAA
- a CDS encoding ArsR/SmtB family transcription factor, whose protein sequence is MTAPDLIFRALADPTRRAIFERLCHDGEQTVRALTAQAGVSQPVVSKHLAQLKHAGLVDDRPAGRQTHYSARVEALAPLTAWTQAMTGFWERRFDGLEALLNRMDQ, encoded by the coding sequence ATGACCGCCCCCGACCTTATCTTTCGCGCCCTCGCTGACCCGACCCGTCGGGCGATATTTGAGCGCCTGTGTCACGACGGCGAGCAGACGGTCAGGGCGCTTACCGCTCAGGCTGGCGTCTCTCAGCCGGTGGTGTCAAAGCATCTGGCCCAACTCAAGCACGCCGGACTGGTCGATGACCGCCCCGCAGGCCGTCAGACCCACTATAGCGCCAGGGTCGAGGCTCTGGCGCCCTTAACCGCATGGACGCAAGCCATGACCGGCTTTTGGGAGCGTCGGTTTGACGGCCTCGAAGCCCTGCTTAACAGGATGGATCAATGA